One Rhineura floridana isolate rRhiFlo1 chromosome 14, rRhiFlo1.hap2, whole genome shotgun sequence genomic region harbors:
- the LYSMD4 gene encoding lysM and putative peptidoglycan-binding domain-containing protein 4, with the protein MRLPEGLTRSFQAPSTVRKFTSSQVYLFRNRESDTDDSSSEEELDIMGLRARGKEQQRCNAAREKVGDVVLLERAVGKDDSLNKLALQYGCKVGDIKRVNNFIQEQDLYALKSIKIPVKVNGVLTETQEEFLPPERASLLSTELSGSKDEVGGEDMEHIDQYFRGIDHIVQAAQLEASPSTDYCIETPNWSSPGRKGTSSGVDCGIQWWNAVFVMLLVGIVLPVFYIVYFKTQQLTVAAATSNATVPANSSLDGLTRGTLVHPAEGEHPITSRTPKGGDFIPPGG; encoded by the exons ATGAGGCTGCCAGAGGGGCTGACTAGGTCCTTCCAGGCTCCTAGCACTGTCCGGAAATTCACAAGCAGCCAAGTTTACCTGTTCAGAAACAGAGAGTCGGATACAGATGACTCATCATCAGAGGAGGAACTCGACATCATGGGATTACGAGCGAGGGGGAAGGAGCAACAGAGGTGCAATGCTGCCCGGGAGAAAGTGGGGGATGTGGTTCTACTCGAGCGAGCAGTTGGAAAAGACGACAGTCTGAACAAACTGGCTCTACAGTATGGATGCAAA GTTGGAGATATCAAACGGGTCAACAACTTTATTCAGGAGCAAGACTTGTACGCTCTAAAATCTATCAAGATTCCAGTCAAAGTCAATGGTGTGTTAACCGAGACCCAGGAAGAGTTCCTACCTCCCGAAAGAGCCAGTCTGTTATCTACTGAACTGTCTGGGTCCAAAGATGAAGTAGGTGGTGAGGACATGGAACACATTGATCAGTATTTCAGAGGGATTGACCACATTGTACAAGCAGCCCAGCTGGAGGCCTCTCCAAGCACAGACTATTGCATCGAAACACCAAACTGGTCATCTCCAGGCAGGAAGGGGACCAGTAGCGGAGTGGACTGTGGGATCCAGTGGTGGAACGCCGTCTTTGTGATGCTCCTCGTAGGGATAGTTTTGCCAGTGTTTTATATTGTCTACTTTAAAACCCAGCAGCTCACAGTGGCTGCCGCTACCTCCAACGCAACTGTTCCTGCCAACAGCTCATTGGACGGGCTAACGAGGGGAACACTAGTCCATCCTGCAGAGGGAGAACATCCGATCACCAGCCGCACCCCCAAAGGAGGAGACTTCATTCCGCCAGGGGGATAA